In Fundulus heteroclitus isolate FHET01 chromosome 16, MU-UCD_Fhet_4.1, whole genome shotgun sequence, a single genomic region encodes these proteins:
- the LOC118566451 gene encoding transmembrane protein 205-like: MATEGEPTDLIKVLHLLLLSFTWGMQVWVSFIGGFALVKQVTLHTFGLVQSKLFPVYFYCLLGSNFASLAVYAVYHPRELLDWHESVQMGMFFVALIVAGLNAQWFGPAATEVMFQMRAVEEEHGLGNQVGLGSQREEYAKLKEQDPKYGAYRKTFGRYHGLSNLCNLIGFICVTTNLVYTALKLSTI, from the exons ATGGCAACAGAGGGGGAGCCGACCGACTTGATCAAGGTGTtgcacctgctgctgctctccttCACCTGGGGCATGCAGGTGTGGGTCTCCTTCATCGGAG GTTTCGCCCTGGTGAAGCAGGTAACGCTGCACACCTTCGGCTTGGTGCAGAGCAAGCTGTTTCCTGTATACTTCTACTGCCTGCTGGGGAGTAACTTTGCCAGCCTGGCTGTGTATGCCGTGTACCACCCCAGAGAGTTGCTGGACTGGCATGAAAGTGTGCAG aTGGGCATGTTCTTCGTGGCGCTGATCGTGGCAGGCCTGAACGCTCAGTGGTTCGGCCCAGCAGCCACCGAGGTCATGTTTCAGATGCGGGCCGTGGAGGAGGAGCACGGCCTGGGGAACCAGGTGGGCCTGGGCAGCCAGAGGGAGGAGTACGCCAAGCTGAAGGAGCAGGACCCAAAGTACGGAGCCTACAGGAAAACGTTTGGCCGTTACCACGGCCTGTCCAACCTCTGCAACCTGATCGGCTTCATCTGCGTCACGACCAACCTGGTCTACACGGCTCTCAAACTGTCCACCATctaa